The stretch of DNA AATAACTATTTGTGTCTCTCTAGAAGGGAAAATTGAATTTCTCTAAAGGTAAACAAAAGAAAGTATCCAAAGACAATATTTGCCATCTTGCATATGCTTGACAGTTATCATGCATGGCCTCACAAGCACATCTAGTTAACTTTCTTGCATGTTTTCTTCGCTTCTCTCCCTTCAAGTCCTTGTGTTCCTCCTCATTTGTTCGGAAACCAACTTTGCCACAAAGAAATCGCCTCAGACCACCACATTATCTACAACCCTTTTTTGTTCAATTCTGATTGAAAACCCAACATTGTGTGCATATGCCTTGTAAAACTTCTCGACATCTTCCATAGTCTCGAATGCCATACCTACAAACACCCAGTAGTCATATAAGTCAATGATTATTAGAGAGATTTGAGTGAAATTATGGTGATAATGGTACTCACATAAAATAGGCCACTTGTAGCTCTCTTTTTTCATGTACCAAAGTTTCCAAATTGATCGGAGGAGGCAGAATTTCCATATCATGGGTCCCTCCATTGTTGACATGCTCAGGTTCATGCTCCATCTATAATGCAACATCGCATGATTAGTTCTTATCAATTGAGGAACAACAACAATCGCCAAATATCCATGTTCCGTATAGTAAATATACATGCTCTGTACACTGGTTGACCTATGACTTTCTATTGCGTAGCTTGTGATCTTTTTTCTAAAAAAGAATTTCTATGCTTGACAAAAACGGTGAAAATAATGTCTGTCTTTTGTAGCAGCCAAAGCTTTCTCATGATGCTGAAGATAGTGACAACCAATTTGCGTACAAAAACACTGTCTTATCAGTGTATCCTACTCGTCATTCTAGGTAAGCATCTAGTGAATTACGATGCTTGTCCATTTGATGTACTGGATTACCTGTATATGACTATGAAGAGGCAGCGGCACGTCAGGGTTCAAAATTGTGAGGGGCAGCGGTGACAAGTACTCCTAAGGATGAGTCCCGGCTACAAGAGGGTGAGCCAAGTCCAATGGAGGGCGACACGCAGCCGACGAAGGCCCCATCACTGTCGATGGAAGGGCAGCCATGGCACGAGGCGCGGTTGGCAGAGGGAGAATTGCGATGGATGAAAGGCCCATCCCGACGGTCGGAGGGCCAGCCGTGGCCGGCTGAGGGCAGTGGTTACGCGCCGGCGGCGCTCAAGACGATCGAAGAAACAGATCTCAGGATCTCACGAAGGGTCGAGCCCTGTTCACCTCAAGATTAATATAGAGGGGGGTTATCTGCTAATGTGCGTTTAAGTGTTTTGTTAGGACTCTCACCTGTGATCCATGACGTCCGCTCCTGATCCAACAGTTCACAATAGAAATTTTCAGATTTTCACCAAATAGTCATTTTCACCTGATACTTCGCCCTCTTCATGAACATATTTGTTTCCGTTGGACCAAATCGCCCCACATGACCGAAACTGCAGTCGCTGCCTTGTTTTTGGATATAAAACTTGTCCGGGAGATCCTTTGCTAGTTATACTCCACTGCGTGATTTTTAGGTGAAAGAAGTCCACATAACCCCCCGAGGTTTCATGAACCGGCCAATTTACCCCTTGAAGTCTAAAACCGGGTAACTAACCCCCTGAACTTTTCCAAACCATGTTAATCACCCCCTAACCCTGGTTAGAGTGGTTATGTAAGTGGTTTTGATGACGTGGTGAGGTGCTCCTCGTTCCCGACATGCACCTGGCCTCGACCATACTACTCCGAGCACGAACCAGTGTGGTACCACTCATGGCACAGGACATCGACATGTAGCTCGCCGAGTCTCACACTTCTAACTTTGTGATCTTCTTGGCGCGCGGTGAGCCTTCCCAGCTCCAGGTCGTGCAGCCTGCACGAAGCCAGCAGCGTCTTGCATCGAAAGGCAACCCCTCGACCAGGCAGGCCAACGTCCTTGAACCTGCTCTCCTGCCTAGTGCATGCGCCCAAGGTTTGAGAGATCCTTATGGCTGTCTGCGCCATAGCGCTCCTGCTGCTTCCCACGTGACCAGTGGCTGGTACAGTCATACTCATGCTCTCCGAGGCGGACAGTGGAGGTCGTCTACGACGGTGACGAGCAGGGCACGAGCGCCGGAAGCACGAGGAGCTGGTGAGCCGCGTGCACTTGAGGAGGTAGGCACGAGGTCCCCGATGGCACGTGAACGCAAGCTCCGCCGGAGACAATACACACGTACATACATACTGCTGTTGAATCGATTCTCTCCTGGACAAGCACACACGTACACACATCAAGTATGTGCCACCATGTACAAGCTAGACATGACTATTCTAATCGTGATTAGCTCTAAAATGGTGGACGTCGCCAGCTGCCGGCGGCAGCCCCAGCCGCAGGTGGCATGAGCGCGAACTCGGTATGTGGTGCAGGTGCGAGCTACTGTCGACTTGAGGACAAAGCGAACGCGGTCAGCGAGGGCTGCCGAGGCGACTAAGGCGACGACGGTTCAGTTGCGTGTGCTTGCTTTTAGGAGCCAGGGGCCTTGCCAATTTGCCATCCGATTGATGCACCAATTTTTTTACGGATGAGGACGGAGCTCGAGAAGCCATTTCGCCGGGTTCAACGAGAGTACAAAGGCGAGGGGTCACGCAGAGTGGGCGCAACAGTAGCACATCATGCGACACAAGGTACTCCTTGTACCATGCTGGGCTTGGCTCCCTCGTGGCCGGCTGCTTGTTGGTGCTACCATGAGGTCGACGAGTGGTTTGGGCGCGACGTGCAATGGCAGAAGGATCGGAGGAGGACAGGAACCGTGCCGACCTGGCACCTGCAATCTGCCCAGTCACCAAAACCGCTTGAAAAACAAGTCTAGTAGATGTGAGGGGATGATTCACCTGGTTTGGGAAAGATCAGGGGGTTATTTACCCGGTTTTAAACTTCGGGGGGTAAATTGTCCGTTTCAAGAAACCTCAGAGGGTTACGTGGACTTCTTTCATTTTTTAGGTGACCGAGATTTACCAAACACCGAGGGCGCTCAACATTTCTAAAGTGCTCCTGCCTGTTTTATTTTTCCTAACGAAGGTTAAAGGTTTGCCCATCCATTGATTAAGCATACGTAAAAGAATTGCTCGGTGCGAACCAACCTATGATTGGATAGTTAGGAGGACAGTGGTATCTCCAGCCCACCAGGGTCCAAATCCAGGTGATTGTATTTATTCTGGATTTATTCCAGGATTACCGGCAATGCGCGTTCAGTGGAAAGATACATTTCCATCGACTACGAGCCGCCTATAATGACTTTGTAAAATCTAAAGATGATACGtcggctcagtctttcggaggtgctagggtgtgcgtgtgtgcattCATAAAGAAGAGTGTATGCAcgtatatatgagcgcttgcATCTGTTCTGTGTTAAAAAAAAAGAAATTTTGCACCGTTAATTAGCGGAAAACCGAGTCCTCTAGCTTGTGGATCGGCTGAGCGTGGATTACAAAcaatttggaagcttgaactctCCCTTTCGACTCGAGGAGGGCATGGCACATGGCTTTGTCTCTGCTCACCGTAATTCTAGCGGTGCTTCCTTCAACCCTATATTTGATCGTTGCAACTCCTTTACGCACTGCCACTCTCTCCGCATTCACGCAACGACTCTTCATGGTCTTTGCTGTAGGCTCTCACGTCCATGGTGTTAACCGTACGATCATCCTACAAGCGTTAGAGGATAAATTCGCTTTTCCTCCTCTAACCAGCACCTAATGGATCCTCAAAAGCTTTAGAGGAGGATAATTTTTACTCCAGCCCCTCTCGATCCCTAAATACACTTGCCCATGGCTAGCTGGAGTAAAAAAGAAAAATTCGCTCCAAAGACACCCCCACACCTCCAAATCCGCTCCAATCTATCAGGATGGTGATATGAAGATGCAAATTATATTGAACCACAATTATttctagtacttcctccgtttttatttactctgtaTATTAGAGTTGACTAaagtcaaacttcgtaaagtttgaccaagtttataaaaaataatataaacaTTTAGCATAACAAATTTATActatgtgaaagtacattcaataataaATCTAATGATGTTGATTTGTTAtcgtatatgttaatatttttgtttataaaattggtcaaagtttacaaagcttgactttgactaAAGCTAATACgcgaactaaataaaaacggaggaaGTATTGATTCATTTAGGTTTTACAGGAAAACACGATTTTCAACTACGACTACTGCTGCTACTTTTTTTACAAGATGACAGGAATAAACTGCACAAGAGGTGATGGAAATTATTCATCAGACTCAGACAGCCGAAACAGTTGGCGCTGGACATGTTATACAGTAAAGCTTTATGAACATGTACATATCTCCTTGCCCGCCCAACTTCTTGCTCCTTGATTACTGCCGATAACATATTGCATGAATGGCTGATTCTTCACTTCCAGAAGTCTGCATCATCTTTATGAAAAGAGCCTTACACGGACAGTGATTGGCGCGCGGCACAAGGGGCATGTCGATAGCGTTGGCCCGCATTCCTTGCATGTCTTGCGACAGACATAAAAGGAGACAGGAGGAGGGTTAGATCAGAGTACTCATCCAACAAAGGAGCTAGTACTTCATTGCATCTCAATTTTTCCAGTGAACTGCTTCATTATATGTTCAGAGGTTGAGTTAGTTTGGTGCTAGAGACTCACCAGATGGCCGCATTGGAAAGCCATGTCCTTTGGATTCGTTAAGCAGATGGGACATACCTTTCATGTTAAAAAAAAGAGTTAAGGTCATAACTGTAAAAAGAATATGAGGCGGAGTTACTGGCCTCAAGGTGCACGAACCTTTTCATCCGAAACGGTGTAGCCAACGTCGGTTGACTGCGAGGTTGCGGCTGGAGTATGAGAAGCTGCGACAATATTGTCACGTTCAAGAACTTTGCTGGGAGGGGGAAGGATCCTCGGAGGGTTGGCGTTTTGTGCGTGCCTCCTGATAGATTAGTTAGGCTAAGGTGTTAAGTACAAGATCGGAAAATGAACGCTTTCATAAGGATGCGAAGAATAACTAATGCAGGGCCTCAAGGAATGAAGAAGAGCAAGTACTCTGGAGGTCGGAGGCCTTGAGTCGCTTTGTATTGGGTGGGTATTTCCATCAGCGCTGCAAGCGCAAATGCGGCCTCCTTCTTTGACATATCCTTGCTTGATGACATGATACCAGTGAAGTTCACGAACTGCAGTAATTTATCAACAAGGTTATAAGTACAGCAACAGACAAATAAATGCAATGCAAATCAGAAATTCTTCCAAGTCCAAGAACAAAGTAAATTAATCTCAATGCAGTATGATATTTTCTTTTTATTGGAATCATCAGCCTCCTTGCATCATTAACTCCAAGACACACAGTTAGAATCATTGTTCTTGGCACTGAAGAAATTTGGAACTGAAGCAACATAATAGTACTGTTAAAACACCTGGAAATTGTCGAAGGCTCTGTCAGGAATACAGTCATCAAAATGCTGCATTGCATCCCATGGCCCATCGCCCACCCCCACCATCACAATTGAAAGAGGATAGAAGCTAGCGAACAAAAAAGGCTTTAGTAATAATACAACACCAAGTTGAATAACGATATATGAACTGCATTTACCTAGCATCAACAATCGCTTGTATAGTTGCCTGTTCTTGTGGACTTAATCTTCCACCTGAAGTTGAAGTGGTCACCTACAACTTTTGCTAAAGTGAGGCTCACGCTGAATGGCTGCAGTTTCATAAAAAAATTGTACTACTACGATAAACACATTACCTGTCCATCAGCTATGATGACGAGGACATGGTATTGGCAGTTACTGCTTTCGACAACTGACATCGCCGCGTAGATAAGAGGTGCAAAAGAAGTTGGTCCTACAGTGAACAGTTCAACAAAATTATGAGGCAACAAACAGAAGATTTGAATATTGCTGGTGAACTATTCAGCTGCCCCCAAACAGAGACGGCATCATAGACACATTATTATTCAGTCGAAACACAATACATGAGTTATACTGCGAACACCTTTGTCTTAGTCAAATAGCTATCGCACCATGTTCACAGATTACATAATGTATGTAATCATGATGCAACAATCACAATGATGCAAATCTTATCAACAAGTGATGTAAAAAACTTACAGATGCACCGAACAGTTGAGCACCGACAGGGCTATTTGTTACTATGTGCTATCGTACAGTAATCTCAGGACATCATCAAATAAGTTGTTTTCTCGAACAAACACCAAAATTCATGTCATTTTTTACATTAGCAGGGAATGTCAAGATGACGCAAACTGTACAAGCGGCCCagtgaaaacaaaacaaaaactaCCTAAGCTAGCCGAAAGGAACTGGTAACGAGACAGAAAACAGAACCAGAAAACAAAAAACTGTAGAGCTAGCTATCCATCACTGCAGAGAGGGGTGGGGAGGCCTGGCGTGCACGTCATCAAATAAGTAAGCAAGGAAACAAAGCATAGCACTATATGGTTACTTTAAAACATAAGTCATCCTAAAAACAGTTTGTTGATTAGAAAAAGACTGTCTCCACTGTCAAAGTTACCGAGGCAGATAAAAACTCATATTTGTTATGGTTTTACAATCCCAGAATCTCTGTTGAAGGAAAAGAGGGAATAAGCCTTATTTACCTGAAAGGTTCAAATGTGGAACAATTTGTCTGTATCTGTCAAGAACCTCCTCAAAACCACGGCAAGGACGGTTTTCTTGGTAAAAGCTGAAGACAGAATGATCATGCGTAGAAGCTACAGGTTGAATCACATTTTATCAAGTCATAAAAGAAGTACATGATTTCCCTCGAGCAAAGTTAAAATGGGAAAGTTAAAAACAGTGAAGCGAATACTTACCATCACCAAATCCAAAGCATGGTATCAAGTTATCATCATCAAAAGGTGATAGTGTTCGCCCAATTATAGAGATGGCTTGCTCATATGGATTTGGAGTGCCACTAATGGCATGCAGAGATTTTCTTCCAAAGGAATGCCTACCTACAGAAATTCAGAAGAATACTTATTCACTTAAACGACAGGGATCTTGTTGGGTAAAACAGCAGATCTGATGTGACAGTGATACAGAAGTAACATTACCTGACCATTCATTGCTTTTGGTGAAGTCGATGCCAAGAATTAGATTTGATGATTCAAGCCCAGCTTCTCTCAATGCAGCAATGACCTTCATATATATCGGAATAGTAGCAAATTACATCGTGGTAGAGAATGCAAACGATATGATTACTTATTTTTAAAAGGAATTGAGGTAGCTGAAAGCACTTCAACAATGTTTACTGTGAGCAACAATACAGAAGGGAAATCTGTGGCTCGGAGAAACAGTTTATGTTATGCAGATTTGGGCATGTGGCATATGGGGAAAACAGTTTATTCCCTGCCAGGATATGGCATTTCTCAACGTTTATCCTGCAGATTGTCTCTGTCTTATTTCTCAACGTCGGAGAAACAGTTTAAAACATTGAATAACAGGTTTGTGCAATGTCCTAAGGTTTTAATAACTAAGCAAATACTAGAGTAATAAGCCAGGTGATGGCCTCTGTCTTATTTATTTTTTTCTGCAGTAAAAAATTATGCTCAACAAGCAGCAGCAGGATTCAGAGCAAACAGGAGTAGCAGAGAAATCTGTCAACACTTGATATGCATGAGAAAAGGAGAGAGGACACTCACCTCATCTACCGAGCTGTAGTTGTCTGCTATGAACTTGGGCTGCCGGTCCTTGGAACCCCCGGACGGAACGTGGTCGTGATGGTGCCCATGCCTGTGATGAGCCCTCTCGCCCCACATTGTCTGCCGGCGACGATCTGCAGAACTCGCACGGATTTCGCCTACGCGTCAGCAACCTGGATCAACGCACTATGCAAAAAATGTTACTGGGCGGCAGTGCGCTCTGGCTAGTACACGCTAGGATAGGAGCGCGCGGTGTGACAACAACAGCAGCAACGGACTGGACTGGACTGGAATCTAGATCCATCCCAGTGAAATAACAGCAGAGCAGAGCAGACAGAGCGTCGGCTTAGGCGGTTGCAGACTTGCAGTGCGCCGACTGACTGACGGATTCGCCGGGCCGGGCAGCCAAGCAAGCAAGCATGAGCAGAAGGGCTGGCGCGAGTGATGCGTGATGTGCGGGCCATGGAACGGATCGCAGCCACAGTGGAGCGTCAGGGGCTCCGTGGGTGGTGCATCGATCGATCGGCTCTAGCTACCGCCGGGCCAAATCGGCCGGGACCCCTCCCCCGCCAGAGCAGGGGCAGGGGCCGGCGAAGGGGGCTGCTGGGGCTACTAGGCTGGAGGGGAACGAGCGGGCGAGGAATTCGGCCCGGCCTGGGCCCCTGAGGAGGAGAGGCGAGGAGGGAGGGGGCAAGTTAACGGGGAGAGAGGCGGGGGAGCGTACCAGCGCCGACCGGAGGGCTGGACCGCGGCGACGACGACGGTgacggacggcgacgggggcTGCTGCTTGCTTGCTGGATGGGATTGGGGAAGCGTGCGTGCGTGAAGGTGAAGCAGAGAGAGCACCGAAAAGGACGCGTCGGCTGGGCGGCGTTCACtcctttctttccttttttcttttcttttcttattcGTTTTGAGTTGCTGCCTTTGCTTTCGACGTGATCCATTCCACGTGCGATTCTTATTTTTTATTTTGCCTGCTAAAGTACACTTGAGTAGTTTTCCATCCTGACCTCAGCGCTAGATAGGTTCAGCGAGTTGTAtcttagtactccctccgtttttttAAGACGTTTTAGACAACTGATTTTGAACCGTTTCAGAAGCTGCCTGAACTTTCTAAAacgtcttataaaagtgaacgaAGACGGAGAGAGCAACTTTTTATTAGGAGGTTGTCTCATCGTCAGTTGTCTGGAAATTTCTCGAGTCCTGACGTTTCCAGTCAATAGGTCAACAACTCCGGTCATGACTTTAGGTGACCGATATTTACCAACAAAAAAAATAGCAAACATTCTGTAAAAGTGGGGACAAAATCGATGAACCCCGACTTGTTTTATTTTCCATGACGGAGGTAAAAGGTTTGCCTCATCCATCCATTAATTAAGTAGGAGATAATTTTCCTAATTAATTTGCAAAAAACCAGGTGCCCTTTTTTTAGCAAAAAAAGGGACCTTATTCCCCTCCAATTTCATACAAAGAGATTAAAGCGCCATCAACAAATATTCAAGATTAAGTCTATTACAAACTGGAGGTACGAAGACCTACCATCACATCAGGAATAGAACATGATCCAGGACCAGAGGCCAGACAAGGCTGGAAACCCGCCAACAGATAAAATTGACTCCGAGAAAACATCAAATTAACAAAACTAAAACACAGGACTAGGGGAGCAAGCAAGAGAAGCTCCAACTTCAATGGAGCGCCAAGTCAGGAACTATAGTATCTCCATCTGTCAACCACCAATCCGAAGAACTCACGGCCTCTACCCTTGCGACACCCGCTAAACTTCATTTGTTACTCGCTTGACTAGCTTTGCTCCTAGCTTCAACACCCTTGTTTCTGGCTGCTTTGTCTGCAAAATTGGGCAATCGATGACCGACGAACACAATAACCTCACAAGGATTAAAGAGCCACTAATAGTTTTTCTTTCAAACATAATGTCATTTCTACATCTCCAAATAGTCCAAAACATGGTTGCAACACCAACCAAAACAAGTTTCTTATCATGTCTAGGGAATAATCAGATCCATCTACCCAAGAAATCATTGAGACAATTAGGAGTAGAGTTTAGATTAGAAGCACATTTCTTCAGGATCCACATCAACCTAGCAGCCGAACAAGTAAAAAAAACCAATGGTCAATAAACTCATTCTAACCACAAAAGGCACAATTTTTATTACCTTTCCAACCCCTTTTAAGCAAATTATCTTAAAATGAGCCACAAAAGGATTTATAGTCCCTGGCCATAAAATGCTTTTTCTAGTCAAGAGCCACTAAAGGGTTTTGATCTTAGCTAGGACATTGGTTTTCCACAAAAAAATTATGTGGGAAGCCAATGTCAAATTTAACCAAAAACAAATACAAGGATATAACAGTAAATTTCTTATCAATTGTCAGTGACTCAGCATCCACTTAATGTGATGTTTACCCCCATTCATTTGAATTTCATCACATATAGTTTTCAAGCTATTCCAAAGGTCAAGGGATTCACCCTACAAAGTTCGTCCAACAGTAAAAGTATCCCACCCTTTCTCAATAGCAAAACCGAGTGCTCTAGCCTGTGGATCAGTTGATTGTTGAATCTTTGCTTGCCTTCATTTTAGTGGCACTTCTTTCACCCTATTTTGATCTTGTAACTCTCTTACGAATTGCCACTctctccacctccacctccatgCACTGCATCTTTGTGGTCTTTGTTGTAGGCTCCCACGCCCATGATGTTAATCCTACCGTCGCCCTACACCATCTCTCACATATGGCGGTGTTGTGTCATGCCTcgtcacccccccccccccccctcttcatCTGCCATTGCCACATCTAGGTAGCATGGTGTTTGTCTTCGAAGCGAGTGATCCACTAGCAtttccaagacaagcatgacaaAGGAAGAGTGCCATGAAAAAAAAGATGGAAGATAGTTCTAAAACTATTGTTGTCGTTTCATCCTAGATTTGGTGTATTTTGTTTTGCAAATTGGAGAGCGACGGCGCCTCACCAATCGACCTCCCTCACTTCCTCCTCCGTCATTTATCTTCCTTCTCCTCCTACATGTTGTGTCGTAATACCAAACTTTGAATGGTCGTCCTCACAGATTAGTAAGCACATCTTTGTTCTTTTTCCGAGCTCGATCACTTTTCATGTGCGTAAACATTAACAGTAGGATTTTAAATCGCCGATGATGAAGCCAGCACCCAGGTAAATTTTGCATCGTGAGTGCACACGTGAAAGCAACAAGAGGGACGATTCTCGCACAAGATTCTTGAACATGAGATAGATTTGAGCTAGACGGGCAAGTTTCTTGACTAAAAAAGATTCGAGTATATGTGCTCATGCTCACCCAACAGATGGGATAGAATTTGCAGCCCAAAGTAAGTGTCGATGATTCATAGCTAGTCAACAAATATATTTccacaagaagaagaaaaaaacgcAGGAGAAATGAAGTGTTTGCAAAACGTGAAAAACAAAAATAGAAGCACGCCCGGTGGGACTCGAACCCACAATCGCCTGATTAGAAGTCAGACGCCTTATCCATTAGGCCACGGGCGCCGTTGTGATCACAAAAATAATATCAACTTATTTATAGGTTTACAAGAAGTGGGCAGACTGAGAGCACACAAATGTCCGCGTGCATAAAATGTAAATTCTGATTTTAGATCAACGCTCTGTTCGCACCAAAGAGGCCAAGGGATGAACGAGGTGCTTCAGTTTTGGCAAAGGGCTCCTTCGGTTCATATGATTGGAAGAAATAATGAATGAATCCTATGAGATTTTTTTTTCCCCGGGAGCTTCTTCCATAGGAATGATTCCAAAGGATTGCATTCCTACAAAATCACACACCTATAGAAAAAATTCCATAGGATGGCAATACTAtgaaaatcctacgaatcaaaggaTTGTTTATGGGTGCGTGGAGTGGGTTAGTTATGACTGGATTTGTTTGTTAACGGGAGAATGGTGCCGGTCTACAAAAATACCCCCTTCTTCACAAAATATAAGGCGCCGGTTGGTTGACTTTTTTGGTCTTCGTTGCACAATTTTGACTATGATTTTCACATAAGTATACAGACATATGAAATAACATTATTTTGCAAGACAAACATGACAATGCCATTTATACGTGTTCAATCCATGTACTTTGGTATATATTAGTGGTCAAAAAGTCATGCATCAAAGATCATGCAAAGTCAATCATGTCTTACATTTAGGAAGGAAGGGGTATCACCTATGAGTGCTTTAACGTTgaacacatatttgatttttcctACAAAAAAGAACACTTATTTGATTGATGACCAAGAAGTGGTATGTGGGAAAATTGTGCCAATCAATTATATTTAAGTGTCGTTACAAAGAAGGGGTCCACTTTGGTTTATTATAGCCATTGAAAGTTCTATGCAATATAGTGATCCAAGTGTCCATGGAGAACCAAGAAGATGCCCTAAGGGTAGTACCATCACCCAAGAGAGGATCATGGATCGACAGCCTCCTCATTTGCACGGGAAGAGCTATAAAGAAGGCTAGATTGAGAGACATACTTTGGAAAATAAGTATCATTATTTTTATATAGAATTGATTTTTCTACGCTTATTGAAAGATCACCTGAGACCAAGATAAGTGCATAGAAATAATCAAGCATCAACGGCTTCTCTGGAAGATCACAACACCATTGAGCTCTCAAGACTTATTCAGCCATGAACGGGACACAACTATGATGCTAAGCAATTCACTCACAGGTGTGACCAGACTTGTCACTCCTGGGCCTGTAGACGACACTACAAAGCTGCACAATGACATGTCAAGTAATGAGATTGTTGTCCAAAATTTATTCCATATTTTGGAGGTTGACATTGATTAACTAAAGGAACAAGCAATTGAATTTTTTTTAGCGTTAACTACAAGCATGAAACAAAATTTCTTCGAGAGGCTGCATCACATCGTACTTAAGGATAATGATATAGAGGCAGAACAGAATGAAGAGAAAGAGAAAAGAGTGATTAGAAAAGCCGGGGAAGGACTCATCAGATTTGTTTAGGGTCTCAAGTGCAACAGTCGACATTGATCTACTTACCATGGAAGATGGAATCAAACTATTGACGAGGGTAATTCTCTGTCACTGCATCCACCTAGTTTTAATCTTATTCTCATTTTCTCTAAGGATTCTTAGCAGTTCAAACATGGATAAATGGGTCAAAATGGTTGCTTTTGGCTCCTGGGCATGAGTGATTTTAGGGCGAAATCAATTGTTTTACCAAGGTGGTTTTCTTGGTTGCATATACATGTCATTTTAGTATTCTTCCTCCAATGTTCTTGTGAAGTTATAAAGACGAGTAATGTTAGAAGTAGATTATTCTTGTTGACAAGTAATTATACAAATATGCTATTTTTGTTGATGAGCAATTGTCGGGTACTCTGTTTTTGTTGCCTATTTGCATTGCATTGATATGTATCATTTTCATTGCATTCATTTGTATTAGTATCATATGTGATATGATTAATCCTT from Triticum urartu cultivar G1812 chromosome 3, Tu2.1, whole genome shotgun sequence encodes:
- the LOC125546176 gene encoding E3 ubiquitin-protein ligase RGLG3-like; the encoded protein is MWGERAHHRHGHHHDHVPSGGSKDRQPKFIADNYSSVDEVIAALREAGLESSNLILGIDFTKSNEWSGRHSFGRKSLHAISGTPNPYEQAISIIGRTLSPFDDDNLIPCFGFGDASTHDHSVFSFYQENRPCRGFEEVLDRYRQIVPHLNLSGPTSFAPLIYAAMSVVESSNCQYHVLVIIADGQVTTSTSGGRLSPQEQATIQAIVDASFYPLSIVMVGVGDGPWDAMQHFDDCIPDRAFDNFQFVNFTGIMSSSKDMSKKEAAFALAALMEIPTQYKATQGLRPPERHAQNANPPRILPPPSKVLERDNIVAASHTPAATSQSTDVGYTVSDEKVCPICLTNPKDMAFQCGHLTCKECGPTLSTCPLCRAPITVRVRLFS